Part of the Triticum urartu cultivar G1812 chromosome 2, Tu2.1, whole genome shotgun sequence genome, gaccccctaatccaggagtccctcagtagcccctgaaccaggcttcaatgacaatgagtccggcacgcggtttcgtcttcggcattgcaaggcgggttcctcctcctaatactccatggaagatttcgaacacaaggatagtgtccgggtctgcaaaacaagttccacataccaccatagagagaataatattttcatgaatctaatctgctgacacgttttgacagcatgacatcacgtcatggcccggtcattattcaaaccgtttttctcaactAGCACCgaacatatcgcgaggcggttttcttgacacgtcttgtcaaagtagagatcgtgtcccccttattacgggattctcatcaatacggacgtgggtaacccaatcgtgccatcaattacggtgcttggggaataagcgattttaccaggcaagtggggaggcgcatcgcctcttccgcccttataaagggattaggattcactcttttcacccacgccttattcctccttgcttacccattctcgcacactcgagctccagcgcccaagttcatATCtctcttctcaaaccactccaagcatgtccggagcgggaggcaagtggatggtctcctccgtcacggaggagaacatcacaaagttacgggaagccggatatctggccacgtacatcgcgcaccggctaccggatgcagggcagatcatccctacacccgaaccccatgagagggtagtttttcttacccacttcgtccgcggactgggatttcctctccacccatttgtccgtgggctcatgttctactacgggctggattttcatgatctggcccccaatttcatcctcaacatcttggcgtttatcgtcgtgtgcgaggccttcctccgcattaggccccatttcggcctgtgtctgaagaccttcaatgtcaaaccgaaggtggtggttggccagcaagcagagtgcggatgcgccatggtgggcaaaatgactaacgtcacctggctcgaaggctcctatgtggagaccataaaggggtggcaatcggggtggttctacatcaccgaaccgcgcgacaccaactgggtggcggcccctaAATTTCattccggaatccccacgcggctcacttcctggaaagagaagggtctgtcctggggttcttcgatagagctgaccggactccagacctgcatcaagaacatgatgagcaagaaaatcaagcttgtcaacgtggtccaggtcatgctcttccgccggattctcccgtgtcaacgacgggcattcaatttgtgggagttcgacccggccaagcaccagacgctgcgagagctctatgacacgacacacaaggacgtctggagggtgctgttcaaggtcgccgaggtacctccttccctcactgaggaccgcggactcagcgcaaagcgccatgccaatcaggtaagtttttatatctcatagggtatttattttccctagttaaatcatgtgcgggatctaagcttaCATGCCATTAataggactggataaagacagcggagcagctcgattgccttgcccccctgcctgaagatcctgcagatgctctcctaacggagatgctggctccggcaccttacgaggtgctggtgaagaagaccaagaagaaggccacggggacccaaaagggtctccggcgcaaggttgtatcggactcatcatccgatgactccgacgcgcactcctcccacgaaaacaaggaggaggaggaaagttctcccccccagccaggggagagaagaaaaggaaggccgacccaatcggggaggccgaagggtccaagaagggaaagaccctccttccggactgctccacgacggccgcctacagcggcGACGAATGTTTACCTAGGgagaagcccctggcgaagtcgtaagtatccggacatcatggtaattcatggtatgttttattgcattgTTTATCATTACGCCGCGTATGATTATgtagtccgtcccgagctcatctcgacgtagaTTCGTCAGACGGttcattggactcgtcggatatgaatagtgattcacttccgaccgcctccaccccttgccctacggacaacgtcgaggtgttgtcccgaaaggcaccgagccgaggggaggtagtcctgggggcgcctcgaggcgaccttccagaccctaggcgcaaagggagcaagactcccacgggctccaagttTGGCCCCCAGTCGAATACTGCTCCGGAACCTTCGGTGGTTCTggactccggcaggcgatccCCCGTTAAGGGGGCAAGCCACTCGTGTCGGTGtcctctatccatccagaggcacccGACAACTTGCTAGGAGCGCTTcacggcgcttccatcgatgaagagcaccacactatcatgagcgcggtgatcgagaaagttcagtccgccaaaaacggactgaccaaacactacaagaaatatgctATCTTGTGACctccactattggtcactgaaatgTCATAGTTTTttatttgcgacctttttgtgaccaaaaacagaaggtcaaaagctggcggtcgtaaactgaaattaacgaccttctctgtgagaaggtcgtggACGTTTTTGACCAAAGTATGCCTattgttttgttttggtcactagcagcctccccaggccacgtaggcatcagacatggcaatctgatgtggcacaagaatcagcccggtccaattcgattttctacatgggcctagcccaacaattcagcctaTTTGTGTTTTTTTCTCTCTGTCAATTTTTGGTTGGGTTCATGGGCCAAACCCAATATTGCAGCCTTTTTATTGTTGGGTTGTGGCCTTTTTGTCTAAACGaatttagtttttcttttttcccCAAAAGAAGGGTCCACTAGTCAGatgggtcccagttgtcaggtTCTAGTAACAGGTTCCCATTGTCATGTTGTGGTAAGTGGGTCCCATCAATTCAAACTCATATTCTTCATATTTCAAGCATTATTTAGATTTTCGGAGACAAAAACACACATGATACTTAAATAAGAGCAACCAGATCACATGATACAAGCTCTATCCATTCCAATACAGAAGACCATACTGCTTTACAAGCTCTACAAGTGTAACAAGCTCTACAATTGTAATACTAACAAGCTCTACAAGTTCTTAGATTCAGACTCCTAACAAGCTCTACTAGATGAACAACATGCCGGATTCGCTCGACGACCATAGTCAACGCTGGGAACAAACAAAACAACATGGCTTCCACTGTCATCCTGTTACATGAATCAGAGAAGAATTAAAATGAGGCATAGAGCAGAAAAATGAGATATATATATTCATGATCTTCACAACATGAATCCAAATCCTACGGCTGATAGTGGCCCTTTTTATACTACAAAAGACACCTGTACACGACCATTGACACTGTTCAAGAATCACAACAGCACACTAAGAacaatgacatgctccgcaagcCTGTGACATACTGTACACGGCAATAGGAGCAAAAATCTAATAAGTTCATTACAGGCTTGCCAATAAAAATAACAAGTTACCTACACACAAGGAAACATAAACTTGAGAGGTTGAGATCAAGGCCTATCAACtacatcatatatatatatatatatatatatatatatatatatatatgcatcaAAAAACAAGGCCATATGGACCAATGCATCATAATTATCAGTTTTAAACACTACAGGATCAGACCGACTGACCGAGCCTGATGAATCAATAGGTGTGAAATGCATTGACACTTTGCTCTATCTTAAAATTGACAGCTATATTAATTTATATTTATACTCATTAGAGATAGTCATAATATTGGGACGTGGACACTCATCAAGATAACTCTAAAAGAGTTTGACAAGATATGCAACCGAAGTCATAGATCCAGAACAATAAAAATAATCACATTTATTCTGATGAACACTTATTTACGCTGGATCTCGAATATCACAGACACTGTAGTTGCCGGGCAACTCTATCTACACCATTCTAATGCTTAAACACTGTCTACATGAGCATTTTAATACCACTCACCGTTTCATTTGACCACACAAATAATCTGGCAAGCACGATGCAGATGCCACCCAGGTAGGCGATCAGTTTTTCTAGACAATAGACAATAGAGCAATCATGCCCTGTGCAAGTTAACAAATGCAAGGGAAACAAGAAGCTTCAGCAGCTTTTAGCTGGCAAACTCTCAAGGTTGACCTCCCCAACAGCTTCAGCAGCAGCTTTTAGCTGGCAAACAAATCAAGTCAGTTGGttcgacaaaggaaaacaaaGTAAGCTTATTTTCTTGACTATTTACAGAACTTGTAATAGAAAAGTAAAGTGTTGGGCATGCAGAAAAGGGCAAAGAAGAAAGTCGATGCCAATCACAACTTCTATAGATGGAGATAAACAGAAATAGATAACATTTCTTACATATCTAGCTACAGCCCAACTTGTTCATCATATTCAGTCATGTCACAGTTGAGAGTAAATGTTGACAGTTTATGGACATTTTGCTAGAAGGACATGTCACACTTGTATTCACATGCACATTGATCTAATGGATCAATTGAAGGCAATTTTTATTTATTCGCATGCACTTTAAGTCAAATGGGATAATCAAGGATAGACACTCTCTATCCAAGTGATTTTAGTACTAGTGCCCGGAACCAACAGGTGGTTTACCTGATTCAGAAATTCATCCAGCCTCCTAACTAGCCGTATGATGCTTCCTTCAAAAATGTCAGTCATTTCTGTCACCTCTCTGAAGGTGGCGCCCTATGAGGAAAATGTTTCAGGACTCTACATAGAATATAACTACAAAAACTGCAGCAGCAATACAGATGCAGAGTATGATTGCATCAGATGTCGAGATTATGCATGATAAGAATCGATGTCTCAACCTTTGACCAGCAGTATATGACGTCCATCAGGTAGGGTTTACAAGTTGGTACTTTTGGGGAATACAATACAAGCCTGACGGCTATTATACAGCTGAAGAGGTAACATTGTGATAGAACTTAGAAGGCCATATTATTAAGCATAGCTAACATTCAATAAGGTAGGATCTCTAACTAGTTTTACACTTATGCAGCTGAAGCTTTTTAATTACAGAACACGTATGTCGGCTCGTAATTTTCTACAGTTTATTTTTCCCAGCATCTAGTAATGTTCTGTCTGCACAGCAATAAATTAGTTGAGCCTTCCCAAATCTACAATTTATTTTAACAACACTACAATCCTCATACTACACAGTAGCCTTTCTTGGATGAATAGGTATAATACTTTCTGACAATTTAGCGTTAACAAATACTGATGCCAAGAACTCTTTGCAGTGAGTGCTCTCGTTATATCAGACAGGCAAACAATGTAGTGTCCTAGATAAACTTATAACCACATGACCGAAGCTTCATGGAGTCACAGAAATGGGATCCTAGTTTAGAATATAGATACCAGTGTAACATCTTAGAGAGAAAATTCTTTCTATGTTGAGCTCATACTTCTTTAAGAGGACAATCTTCGAACATTATATTCTCCTTAGCTTAACTGAAATAGATTAGTTAAGATAGGGACCTTCATTCAAATGGGTTTGACTAACCTTGTGTACACACATTCAGCTAGTCAATACCAGACAGGTCAAGTTCAGTGCAAAATCAAACTAAAAATTAGAATAAGTTCCAGCTTGGAATCTAATTCAAGCAGGCTTGAATAACCTTATGTACACAGATTCAACTATTCAATACACAGTGCAAAGTCAAACTAAAACACGACTTCAGCTAGGATTCTCAACATCTCGAGCCTACTAAGAATTCAGGTTAATACCATACATCTCGTGACCCTCAGCTTATTTAGATAATCACACCCATCTAAACTAAGAAAATTTTGGTGGATCAACAGTGCCTTAGTGCCCATCATAGGATATATTAAATAGCAAAGACAAATCGGCAGCATTTCGAAGGATGTCAACTAATTAGATCAACACATGTCAGCATGAATGAATTAGATGACATGAATGTCAGAATTCATCCTTCCACAGTTTCAGACAAATAAATCTGACTATCACTTCCTGATAGCCAGCTTCAAATCCTTGAGCGTAGCAGTGTTCAACACCGCGACATCTGTATCACTCACCACAACGACAAGAGGAACACGAATTGAGATGTGGGATAAACGCACGGTAAGTGATTTGGACAAAAATGTGGGCAGGGTTCGAAGAGGGCCATATTATACCAAACGAGGTGTTGTCCAGCTTGACGACGGTCACCCTCATGGCGCTGCCGAGCTCGAGGTTGATGAGCGTGTCCACGTCCGCCAGCGGGGGCTTCCTCGGGAGGTCGGCTAGAATGGGGTCGTCGAGGAGCGCCGCGAGCATGGACTGCAGCCTCGCCTGCTTGGCCTCGCTGCTCTGGTAGGCAGCCACCTCCTCATCGGGCTTCGAGGCGCCTGCTGAATCCATCGCCTCTCCGCCGTAGAGCACGATTGGCTCGGGACGCATCGCGGACCCCTCCGGCGGCGGGTGCTCaacagcggcggcggcgctcggggagATGCGGTTCCACTGGAGAAGGGGTTAGAAGGGGTTAAGGGGTGGCAGCGGGTGGATGGATCTGAagggaggaggagaagaggaggtggcggcggcgatggatCTGATGGGAGGAGGAGACGGGGGAGAAGGGGCGGCAGCGGGTGGATGGATCTGAAGGGAGGAGGAGatgaggaggtggcggcggcgatggatCTGATGGGAGGAGGAGACAGGGGAGAAGGGGCGGCTGCTGGGTTGGATCTGCCGCGCGCCGGCGTTGGGGTAGGAGGTCGCAAGCGGGGCCGGAGGATGTGGAGCGGAGGTCGCGCCGGCCGACCGGAGGATCGGGGGAGAGGAggtcacgggagggagggagaAAGAAAGGAGGGGGGTGGATGGAAAATGTCCACGAGGACTAGGGTTTTGGCTTAGGTGGGCTTAGGGTGAGGACTGCCGTTGGATCCGCGAGCATCCGACGGTGTTCGATCCACGATCCGTGTGAAACGCCCACAGACCAATCAAAATGCAGCACACGGGTACGATGTCATGACCATTTAAATTGGTCGCAGTTGACTAAAAAATTGGTCATGGTTGATTaaaaattcatttttcatttttgaatgcacaattgacaaaatggttgggtgtaaaaagttttgaccCACCTCTGGTGagaaagacaaatttccgccgattcagatggaagcgagtcaaatttgaactgcagctgcctcatagtttgctatttatttttttccaaaaatcatttctagatacataagtatcaatttaatcatagaaacaccaaaaaattctaagattcaaccactagctaggaacggtcaagcccgtcgttttgaccgcattttgaaacgggcataaaaaattcaaaaaaaatcaaaaaattggaaaaccttcacattgtgtcattatatgtgaccaagttttcaggaaaaataacaaacttgtaatacggcaattattttaaaaaagtgttctcagaaacgagctatcacgtatggagatcaatggctttcaagccaaatgatcaatcttatggccacattcatggcatagtttgttcaaatgatcccatattgtgcacaagggtgcatattggaatggcaaacaatgttgcctaaggaagctttcattttctttggacgaaaaaaccattttccatttttcgagtgccccaAAGGAgatttttttgtgaaggacctcccaaataattgttgcaaaattggaccaaatcaattttctaaaatactaggccatatttaatgcacaattgacaaaatggttgggtgtaaaaagttttgatccacctctcatgaaaaagacaaattttcgccgattcgggtggaagcgggtcaaatttgaactgcagctgcctcatagtttgctatttatttttttccaaaaatcatttctagttacataagtacctatttaatcataaatacatggtttggtggcgatacgtcgaggtttgggcggtggccgagggccccaactctagagcgcgtaaactcgcatgcctggtgcgtggtcaccgcgtgaccttgGCGTTGACATGCGTTCTGGGAGGCCTAgccatgtctagtgggttgggcactccccggGTAGGTggtaggaagaaaattacaacataagattctcacgaggagaccggtCGATGCTTAAACATGAaatagcagccaagtgtttgattggcggtacgggaaatgtacatggctaatgggcgtgagttttggctgaggatgatcggTTACTAAGAAGAATTTGTTcgcaaattttcagctcaaaaaggaggagcctaggtggtacttgctttgcaaagtaccacactggacataaatacgaatgttgaagctgggctcaaaataattaatggattgagctggcatttggtgtaggatggttatttgggcataggaaagcactgtagaaaatggatactatttgggcatgccaaagtggtacttccttcacaaagtgctgctttgaacagaataggaaaatgaatattgttgaattatttttgaactaggcaaggaaggtttttgacatatttgatgaagatacgatccaaacaatttatgagaattttttgggaatttttggaataacagaaatataggttgcttcacaacctagggcaaaaattgacacatgaacatgacacataggcaaaactgatgagatgacgcctagtcatcgcaacccaccataatttacaaggctatgaccatctatattggtcgttaacaactagaGATAAGGCATCAGACTAGCAttgtttgctttatgaccatttcggataaggaaattatgacctttctAACCAAAATGGTCgtaatggtttagggtttggagccccccgaacagcttttgaccaattggtctcaaatggtcatagatctatgaccaattcttccagggtcactgacagaaagtcactagttgacatatttcttgtagtggaagcttgcgccagcctcctaacaggctttgaggtaagcaatcaaaatataagaaaacaTCACCGCATAGaaagtagcccctgatgctctattcggcgttcgcaaagaaaggccgaatagaggatcaaatgatgaccCAAGAGTCTAATCAGAacatgtctatgtgtatgtgcaggcttcactgctggccgttgccgcacgtactgcggaggtctctgcactgaagcaggacctagagcggtccgagaacgagctcggccttaccaagaggcagctcgaggagagcaaaggtaagcaataccttgtctatatatttaaaaaagaagttcgggtgtgaagtaataggatcatcatgaatttgccaggtgccacgaccgaggtggcgaccctgaagaaggcactgtccgaagccgaagacaaagtggccaaggagcgccTTGAGCGGGAAAAGTAAGAAGCccgggtaggcgaggtgcagcaagagctcgaggctctcgccaaaaaacatgagtccttggagattgactctaagacgcgagagtctgagcttgcgaGGGCACTCGAAAGCGCACGGAGCGCCAAGGCtaaagcccacaaggccctccaagagatggatgcggtgaagaagatagcagtgggtaaggcattcattatgcaaagcaagcatgtgaaggaaactttccttttacttacccgagtttggagctctccaggagcgttcacggatcttccccgcagtgtgctGGATGCCGCGGAATTTTACcaagctgaggaggggagctctacggaaaagttgttctggtctcagtatactgggaccaaacacccaatgcccttgagcgaccagctgaagcaactggtcgagcttcacaaggcggccgaacaggccatgaagggtcttatagtccggatatggcctggcgagcccctgctcGGCAGCTACTTcagtctggtgaggcggcttgtggatgcctgcccacggcttgaagtcataaagcggtccgtctgcatcgagggtgcgcgccgggcttttgcccgggcgaaggtgcactgggcgaagctggacgccgtgaagctggtgaaggaggggccgccggagggcaaggagcatcgctgccccgaaatgtattatgagagtgtcctgaagggttcccgccttgtggcggatgaatgcgcccagagatgtaatttttgaatgaacatgctcatgtgatcctgtaatgtgaaacaagttcatttgcgctatgcaacgcttttttaatttaaaatattaccttctgtgcggccgtttataaaatctgagagttggccagtcgtcggcttctgcccccatgtaattAGTACTGGgatgttcgggataaacctgagcactctttatctcaattttgggtccttcgagggaggtgttcagcacaacgaaccaggcaatcggactataaggctttatcactctcacttagccatataagtctataattttaaattttggcgaagcccctagtattcggaaggccgaatttggggcgctatgcACGCCTAAATCGagcaaggccgactcctcgcccgaagcggaaaaagtctttaaggacttgagacctctcgaacagcaaccagctctcgccctatcatgacagtcagtttgcggctttctctactgaggtgctcgtctggaagaaccggtacacaatcacagtagttctcccagcgctaccttagccgatatagcggaacgtaaggtaccaaagcatgggagccatgcaaacccaactattgacacaagacatgattcggagctgatgcatataatgctataagtttggggtgccgcactgtcaaaagtgttcggacttctcacaccgtattatggggtaaacgaaagcccctggcgtactgaccgtagcagaatgtacgggtgcaagttgTCGTAAATGAGCATATAAGAAAAAAGGATGAATAATgaaataatagactaatgctatggaTTGTTattttaaataatacgtcgaagcgcactgatacaagtagtgcaataagcagaaaataggactatttgacatgtcctatccaagggcaagctgcgtacgaatagtagaaagcgggtatatcaattcttattagagaccacctgtgGGTTCCCGTGTacgtcttagcttcttgcctccttggatGTTCCTTCctgtaatgtgtccggcaatcgtactgccggaaagggcttccagggagttaggtcctgaaagagaaaaaatgataaaggtatacatcccctagggcggttaagccgcattgcgggacgtgccctgatcgtgcccccacctatgcccatggtatttttagtgcgtaattatgtacgcgcggcacggatttcgtcgcttggctgggactgggatgggggctgaattgctaggcgagctctgaacgtaccaggcgatcctgttgcagtttactccggactcgcttgatgGTGCCTGGGGGCTGTATCGTCGAATtggtggtttgccttaaaaggctgctttgtgcttctgctgcgagggacgcagtgtgctcttccgtgcggagtgagcattctgtgtttccattgactgttatgacctccctaggtcctggcatcttgagcttgaggtatgcgtaatgcggtaccacattgaactttgcaaatgcggttcgcccgagcagtgcgtgatagccgctgcggaacgggacgatatcgaaaattaactcctcgcttcagaagttgtccggagacccaaagaccacttccagtgtgattgagcccgtgcaatgggcctctacacctggatgacgcccttaaaggtggttttggtgggtttgatccttgagggatctatacccattttgcgcactgtatcctgatagagaaggttcaggctgctgccgccgtccataaggactcgagtgaggtggaatccgtcgatgatggggtctaggaccagtgcggcagatccgccatgacggatactggtggggtggtccctgcgatcaaaggtgatcggacaagcggaccatgggttgaactttggggcgacgtgctccatcgcatagacgtcccttagtgcatgcttccgttccctcttgggaatgtgggttgcatatatcatgttcaccgtcttcacttgtggggggaacctcttatGTCCTCTCGTGTTCGGCGGTCgcggctcctcctcgtcatcactatgcagccccttgtccttgttttcggcgtttaacttgccggcctggctcctcctcgtcatcactatgcagccccttgtccttgttttcggcatttaacttgccggcctgcttgaacaccagcattctctgttggtgtgattggctggcttatcgggggtgccgtggatttgacacgagcgatccagtatgcgatccaaactggacgggccggagtacttcttttgaatggctttttccgctgaccggatctagagcctctgaatccggcattgactgccgtatcatcggtgttatcgccgttgttgcggcgctttgtctgttacgacgtggtctgccgttggc contains:
- the LOC125537169 gene encoding U11/U12 small nuclear ribonucleoprotein 25 kDa protein-like isoform X2, which gives rise to MRPEPIVLYGGEAMDSAGASKPDEEVAAYQSSEAKQARLQSMLAALLDDPILADLPRKPPLADVDTLINLELGSAMRVTVVKLDNTSFGRHLQRGDRND
- the LOC125537169 gene encoding U11/U12 small nuclear ribonucleoprotein 25 kDa protein-like isoform X1 translates to MRPEPIVLYGGEAMDSAGASKPDEEVAAYQSSEAKQARLQSMLAALLDDPILADLPRKPPLADVDTLINLELGSAMRVTVVKLDNTSFDVAVLNTATLKDLKLAIRK